A genomic segment from Nicotiana tabacum cultivar K326 chromosome 7, ASM71507v2, whole genome shotgun sequence encodes:
- the LOC107800661 gene encoding flotillin-like protein 6 isoform X1, whose amino-acid sequence MFICISKKPKRSKNCNSANMWYRVARASEFLVITGIGINELKITKKALVWPLQKCRVIDVTPVNYTFEVNAISAEKLPFLLPAVFTIGPCVNDPEGLVKYAKLLSHHQRDSHDVKDLVQGVIEGETRVLAASMTMEEIFKGTKDFKKEVFDKVQLELNQFGLLIYNANIKQLVDVEGHEYFSYLGQKTQMEAANQAKIDVAEAKMKGEIGAKEREGLTRQNAAKIDAETKVISTQRDGVGKKEEVKVKTDVKIYESQREAEVAEANSVLATKKARWSQQAKMAEIEAQKAVALREAELQQEVERKNALTKTESLKAQHLSKATVDYEIKVQEANSVLYKKQKEAEAELYEKRKAAEAKKLAADAQTYAVQLAADAALYAKKKEAEGLVATAEAQGVYVRNLLSALGGNYNALRDYLMIEGGMFIDIAKINAEGIKGLQPKISIWTNGANAGQMVDGTSSGQAGLQELASVYKALPPLLETVHEQTGMLPPAWMGSLSVSAADPATSNQSA is encoded by the exons ATCAAAGAACTGCAATTCTGCAAACATGTGGTACCGCGTCGCAAGGGCATCTGAATTCCTGGTGATTACCGGGATTGGTATTAATGAACTGAAGATCACAAAAAAGGCACTAGTATGGCCTTTGCAGAAATGTCGGGTCATTGATGTTACTCCTGTGAACTATACTTTTGAAGTCAATGCTATAAGTGCTGAGAAGCTGCCCTTCCTTCTCCCTGCTGTTTTCACTATCGGTCCTTGTGTAAATGACCCTGAGGGACTTGTCAAATATGCTAAACTTCTTTCCCACCATCAACGTGATTCACACGATGTGAAGGACCTTGTTCAAGGTGTCATCGAGGGAGAGACTCGTGTTTTGGCTGCTTCCATGACCATGGAGGAAATCTTTAAAGGCACAAAAGATTTCAAGAAGGAGGTGTTTGACAAAGTTCAGCTTGAGCTCAACCAGTTTGGCTTGCTGATTTATAATGCTAACATTAAGCAACTGGTTGATGTTGAAGGCCACGAATACTTCTCTTACTTGGGGCAGAAAACCCAAATGGAAGCTGCAAACcaagcaaaaattgatgttgcTGAGGCCAAAATGAAGGGTGAGATAGGAGCTAAGGAGCGAGAAGGTCTCACACGTCAAAATGCTGCCAAGATTGATGCTGAGACAAAGGTCATATCCACACAAAGGGATGGTGTCGGAAAGAAAGAGGAGGTTAAAGTCAAGACTGATGTTAAGATCTATGAAAGTCAGAGAGAAGCTGAGGTGGCTGAGGCAAATTCTGTCCTGGCAACCAAGAAGGCTCGGTGGTCTCAGCAGGCAAAAATGGCTGAGATCGAAGCCCAGAAAGCTGTGGCACTTCGGGAAGCTGAATTACAGCAAGAAGTTGAGAGGAAGAATGCATTGACTAAGACAGAGAGCCTCAAAGCACAACACCTCAGTAAGGCTACTGTTGACTATGAGATTAAG GTGCAAGAGGCCAACTCGGTGCTGTACAAAAAGCAGAAGGAAGCAGAAGCAGAGCTTTATGAAAAAAGAAAAGCTGCAGAGGCTAAGAAACTAGCAGCAGATGCTCAGACGTATGCCGTTCAACTAGCTGCTGATGCTGCACTCTACGCCAAGAAGAAAGAGGCTGAAGGACTGGTTGCTACTGCAGAAGCACAGGGAGTCTATGTCCGCAATCTGCTCTCAGCTTTGGGAGGAAACTACAACGCGTTGCGAGACTACCTGATGATTGAGGGAGGAATGTTTATAGACATTGCCAAAATCAATGCTGAAGGGATCAAGGGACTTCAGCCAAAGATCAGCATCTGGACTAATGGTGCCAATGCTGGGCAGATGGTAGATGGAACCAGTAGCGGACAAGCTGGATTGCAAGAGTTGGCTTCTGTTTACAAGGCATTGCCTCCTTTACTTGAGACTGTGCATGAGCAAACTGGAATGTTGCCACCAGCATGGATGGGAAGCCTCTCTGTTTCTGCTGCTGATCCAGCCACATCCAACCAATCTGCATAG
- the LOC107800661 gene encoding flotillin-like protein 6 isoform X2, which yields MGRSKNCNSANMWYRVARASEFLVITGIGINELKITKKALVWPLQKCRVIDVTPVNYTFEVNAISAEKLPFLLPAVFTIGPCVNDPEGLVKYAKLLSHHQRDSHDVKDLVQGVIEGETRVLAASMTMEEIFKGTKDFKKEVFDKVQLELNQFGLLIYNANIKQLVDVEGHEYFSYLGQKTQMEAANQAKIDVAEAKMKGEIGAKEREGLTRQNAAKIDAETKVISTQRDGVGKKEEVKVKTDVKIYESQREAEVAEANSVLATKKARWSQQAKMAEIEAQKAVALREAELQQEVERKNALTKTESLKAQHLSKATVDYEIKVQEANSVLYKKQKEAEAELYEKRKAAEAKKLAADAQTYAVQLAADAALYAKKKEAEGLVATAEAQGVYVRNLLSALGGNYNALRDYLMIEGGMFIDIAKINAEGIKGLQPKISIWTNGANAGQMVDGTSSGQAGLQELASVYKALPPLLETVHEQTGMLPPAWMGSLSVSAADPATSNQSA from the exons GAAGATCAAAGAACTGCAATTCTGCAAACATGTGGTACCGCGTCGCAAGGGCATCTGAATTCCTGGTGATTACCGGGATTGGTATTAATGAACTGAAGATCACAAAAAAGGCACTAGTATGGCCTTTGCAGAAATGTCGGGTCATTGATGTTACTCCTGTGAACTATACTTTTGAAGTCAATGCTATAAGTGCTGAGAAGCTGCCCTTCCTTCTCCCTGCTGTTTTCACTATCGGTCCTTGTGTAAATGACCCTGAGGGACTTGTCAAATATGCTAAACTTCTTTCCCACCATCAACGTGATTCACACGATGTGAAGGACCTTGTTCAAGGTGTCATCGAGGGAGAGACTCGTGTTTTGGCTGCTTCCATGACCATGGAGGAAATCTTTAAAGGCACAAAAGATTTCAAGAAGGAGGTGTTTGACAAAGTTCAGCTTGAGCTCAACCAGTTTGGCTTGCTGATTTATAATGCTAACATTAAGCAACTGGTTGATGTTGAAGGCCACGAATACTTCTCTTACTTGGGGCAGAAAACCCAAATGGAAGCTGCAAACcaagcaaaaattgatgttgcTGAGGCCAAAATGAAGGGTGAGATAGGAGCTAAGGAGCGAGAAGGTCTCACACGTCAAAATGCTGCCAAGATTGATGCTGAGACAAAGGTCATATCCACACAAAGGGATGGTGTCGGAAAGAAAGAGGAGGTTAAAGTCAAGACTGATGTTAAGATCTATGAAAGTCAGAGAGAAGCTGAGGTGGCTGAGGCAAATTCTGTCCTGGCAACCAAGAAGGCTCGGTGGTCTCAGCAGGCAAAAATGGCTGAGATCGAAGCCCAGAAAGCTGTGGCACTTCGGGAAGCTGAATTACAGCAAGAAGTTGAGAGGAAGAATGCATTGACTAAGACAGAGAGCCTCAAAGCACAACACCTCAGTAAGGCTACTGTTGACTATGAGATTAAG GTGCAAGAGGCCAACTCGGTGCTGTACAAAAAGCAGAAGGAAGCAGAAGCAGAGCTTTATGAAAAAAGAAAAGCTGCAGAGGCTAAGAAACTAGCAGCAGATGCTCAGACGTATGCCGTTCAACTAGCTGCTGATGCTGCACTCTACGCCAAGAAGAAAGAGGCTGAAGGACTGGTTGCTACTGCAGAAGCACAGGGAGTCTATGTCCGCAATCTGCTCTCAGCTTTGGGAGGAAACTACAACGCGTTGCGAGACTACCTGATGATTGAGGGAGGAATGTTTATAGACATTGCCAAAATCAATGCTGAAGGGATCAAGGGACTTCAGCCAAAGATCAGCATCTGGACTAATGGTGCCAATGCTGGGCAGATGGTAGATGGAACCAGTAGCGGACAAGCTGGATTGCAAGAGTTGGCTTCTGTTTACAAGGCATTGCCTCCTTTACTTGAGACTGTGCATGAGCAAACTGGAATGTTGCCACCAGCATGGATGGGAAGCCTCTCTGTTTCTGCTGCTGATCCAGCCACATCCAACCAATCTGCATAG
- the LOC107800661 gene encoding flotillin-like protein 6 isoform X3, protein MWYRVARASEFLVITGIGINELKITKKALVWPLQKCRVIDVTPVNYTFEVNAISAEKLPFLLPAVFTIGPCVNDPEGLVKYAKLLSHHQRDSHDVKDLVQGVIEGETRVLAASMTMEEIFKGTKDFKKEVFDKVQLELNQFGLLIYNANIKQLVDVEGHEYFSYLGQKTQMEAANQAKIDVAEAKMKGEIGAKEREGLTRQNAAKIDAETKVISTQRDGVGKKEEVKVKTDVKIYESQREAEVAEANSVLATKKARWSQQAKMAEIEAQKAVALREAELQQEVERKNALTKTESLKAQHLSKATVDYEIKVQEANSVLYKKQKEAEAELYEKRKAAEAKKLAADAQTYAVQLAADAALYAKKKEAEGLVATAEAQGVYVRNLLSALGGNYNALRDYLMIEGGMFIDIAKINAEGIKGLQPKISIWTNGANAGQMVDGTSSGQAGLQELASVYKALPPLLETVHEQTGMLPPAWMGSLSVSAADPATSNQSA, encoded by the exons ATGTGGTACCGCGTCGCAAGGGCATCTGAATTCCTGGTGATTACCGGGATTGGTATTAATGAACTGAAGATCACAAAAAAGGCACTAGTATGGCCTTTGCAGAAATGTCGGGTCATTGATGTTACTCCTGTGAACTATACTTTTGAAGTCAATGCTATAAGTGCTGAGAAGCTGCCCTTCCTTCTCCCTGCTGTTTTCACTATCGGTCCTTGTGTAAATGACCCTGAGGGACTTGTCAAATATGCTAAACTTCTTTCCCACCATCAACGTGATTCACACGATGTGAAGGACCTTGTTCAAGGTGTCATCGAGGGAGAGACTCGTGTTTTGGCTGCTTCCATGACCATGGAGGAAATCTTTAAAGGCACAAAAGATTTCAAGAAGGAGGTGTTTGACAAAGTTCAGCTTGAGCTCAACCAGTTTGGCTTGCTGATTTATAATGCTAACATTAAGCAACTGGTTGATGTTGAAGGCCACGAATACTTCTCTTACTTGGGGCAGAAAACCCAAATGGAAGCTGCAAACcaagcaaaaattgatgttgcTGAGGCCAAAATGAAGGGTGAGATAGGAGCTAAGGAGCGAGAAGGTCTCACACGTCAAAATGCTGCCAAGATTGATGCTGAGACAAAGGTCATATCCACACAAAGGGATGGTGTCGGAAAGAAAGAGGAGGTTAAAGTCAAGACTGATGTTAAGATCTATGAAAGTCAGAGAGAAGCTGAGGTGGCTGAGGCAAATTCTGTCCTGGCAACCAAGAAGGCTCGGTGGTCTCAGCAGGCAAAAATGGCTGAGATCGAAGCCCAGAAAGCTGTGGCACTTCGGGAAGCTGAATTACAGCAAGAAGTTGAGAGGAAGAATGCATTGACTAAGACAGAGAGCCTCAAAGCACAACACCTCAGTAAGGCTACTGTTGACTATGAGATTAAG GTGCAAGAGGCCAACTCGGTGCTGTACAAAAAGCAGAAGGAAGCAGAAGCAGAGCTTTATGAAAAAAGAAAAGCTGCAGAGGCTAAGAAACTAGCAGCAGATGCTCAGACGTATGCCGTTCAACTAGCTGCTGATGCTGCACTCTACGCCAAGAAGAAAGAGGCTGAAGGACTGGTTGCTACTGCAGAAGCACAGGGAGTCTATGTCCGCAATCTGCTCTCAGCTTTGGGAGGAAACTACAACGCGTTGCGAGACTACCTGATGATTGAGGGAGGAATGTTTATAGACATTGCCAAAATCAATGCTGAAGGGATCAAGGGACTTCAGCCAAAGATCAGCATCTGGACTAATGGTGCCAATGCTGGGCAGATGGTAGATGGAACCAGTAGCGGACAAGCTGGATTGCAAGAGTTGGCTTCTGTTTACAAGGCATTGCCTCCTTTACTTGAGACTGTGCATGAGCAAACTGGAATGTTGCCACCAGCATGGATGGGAAGCCTCTCTGTTTCTGCTGCTGATCCAGCCACATCCAACCAATCTGCATAG